The DNA region TATGAGATTCTCCCATGGATACTCTGTCACCTCATGTTTAGTGCATAACATTAAACTTTAAGGTGGCATAGAGTCCATAAAGAGTCACATTTTGAGAGTCCTCTTAACAATTCTCAGTCCATAAACATTttgagagtctccttaacaattctttttagtataaaattaaagtgtatatgtatgtatgtatgtactttgtttttttttttgttttttgtttttttgagagAATGTACTTTGAGTTCTTGGATGTCATGCAAATTGAGAGTTCATAAAAAttcttgtaacatcccacatcgtccagaggagtggatcatgtaagccttatatgtatattcacatctctacctagcacgagaccttttgggagctcactggcttcaggttccatcggaactcataagttaagcgagttcgcgcgagagcaatcccaggatgggtgacccactgagaagttctcatgtgagttcccaaaaaaaaaatcgtgagggcgtggtaggggcccaaaatggacaatatcgtgttacggtggagtcgagcccgggatgtggtggggacttgggccgggatgtgacaatttggtatcagagccaatccctggccgaaagtgtgtcgacgaggacgtcggggcCATAAGGAgggatggattgtaacatctcacatcgcacaggggagtggatcctgtaagccttatatgtatattcacatctcttcctagcacaaggccttttggaagctcactgacttcgggttccatcggaactctgaagttaagcgagttcgcacgagagcaatcccaggataggtgacccactgggaagttctcgtgtgagttcccagaaacaaaactgtgagggcgtggtcggggctcaaatcagacaatatcgtgctactgtGGAatcaagcccgggatgtggtgggggtccgGGTCGGGATATGACAATTCCACTCTTGAAAGAGTCTCcttagaattttttttcttttccaaacgtgtcaaattcaactttaattttctttttggaaattcaactttaaatatgaattagtaaAGGAATATGGAGATGATTAGGAAGATACTTGTACTAAAATAATCACCATGGAATTAGTATCCGAGAGCATGTGGCAGAAAACTCCATTTTTTTCTTCGTACTTCGCATGCATGATTTTTAACGTTGAAATTAATCTCTGCTGACTAATCAATTTTGTTACTTTTAAAACGTTTCATTATATAGAAAAAGAATAAGGGAAATGAAAACTGGTGATTATATGTGACATACTACAATTTTGACCGGAAATAGAATCAAGACTGGGACTCTTGCCACGATGGATGAGAACGTTCGTCCCCGCCTTGTCCTTTGAACCGTTCTAAGGCTCAGGCAAGGCTAGATAGAAGTTCATGCAGAGCACAAGTTTTTTATGTTAtcctatattatatatgtacacacatatatatacatatatacaatgaCGGATCTATGATTTGAATATTAGGGGTTTTAGTGTTAAATATATGTTTTTAGATAAGAACAGAGTGTGAAACACGCAAAAGGAAGGTAACATGCATTATGGTCCGTACGTCCATCTGGCCGTGCACACTTATTACAACATTCTATAAAAGCATACATGTGATTGATATACGGTCGATGTCGTTGATATTGAAACTTACGACTCTTGATACATGGTCGATATGATCATTATTAGAACCTCAATATTTTAACTGTAACCTAGAAGTACTCTCCTAGATCCTTAACTTGTTATCAGTTTCATGATGCAAAAATTGGAAAATAGATAACATGCATTATGGGCACGATGGATAGGAAACCAATTTGGTgttcaacaaaacaaaaggaaggTAACTGATTTGTGGCGGCCGGCATGCAGTCGTTACAAAATTGGCTCAAACGTGAAAACCATGCCAGTCCGTTATGTTTTGAATTTATGCAAGATCGTCCGCTGTTGAATTCAAATATGTAATTGTTGTCAAAGTCGTCAGTAAAAGTATGCATGAAACATATAATTTTTAGATAATTCCCTCCAAACTGATGCACGTTTGTTTCACAGCCTCCATACGGGGCTTCTGGTCAAATATAATTAATCCTAACGTTTGTATGCTATTGGACAAACAAATGCATTATTTTTATGTGATCTAATACGGAAATTCATGCAATGAATTCTCAGTAAAGATGAAAGTCTTGCATTAAGTGCTTAAATGATTTCCATCAATTGTATGTTACTGGACAAATGCATTATTTTCATGCCATCAAACACAGAAGTTCATGCAACCGAATTCTCAGTATAGATAAAAGTCATGCATTAAGTGCTTAAATGATTTTCATCAATTGTACGTTACTGGACAATGCATTATTGTCATGCGATTAAATGCAGAAAGTTCATGCAACCGAATTCTCAGTAAAGGTAAAAGTCTTGCATTAAGTGCTTAAACGATTTCCATCAATTGTATGCTATTCGAGAAATACATTATTTACATGcgagtaatgttagggagaccaaattttttaaactaaatttgcaaactaaatgatgtggttgtagatgattggattattaattaagtgccGATTAActtgcttatttcttattggtgacacatcatttggtttaaaaaatttaatcttcCCAACATTACTCTTTACATGCGATCAAACGCGAAAGTTTATGCAACCTAACTCCTAGTAAAGATGAACGTCTTGCATTAAGTGCTTAAACGATTTCCATCTGTTGTATGTTATTAGACACATGCATTATTTTCATGCGATCAAACACGGAAGTTCATGCAACCAATCTCtcagtaaaaataaaagtctTGCGTTAAGTGCTCAAACGATTTCCATCAATTGTATGCTACTGGACAAATGCATTATTTTCGTACGATCAAACACGAAAGTTGATGCAACCGAACTCTCAATAAAGATGAAAGTTTTGTATTAAGTGCTTAACGATTTCCATCAATTGATTTTGAATCGGATATGTAATCATTTTACACATGCACATTGTTAATAAACATCTGGTTTTGCGACATTATTCGATCATGTAGTTGATAGAAACcactaaaatatttaaatttgagtgtttttagaatataatatatatatatatatatatatatatatatatatatatatatatcacatgtACTTGATGGGTAATATATATTTGAGATATACTCTTCTGTATTATTAAAAGAATCATCTTCTAATCCATTAAATGTGAGTCTCGTTTTTAAAGTATGAAACCATGGCATGTAAATCTCGAGTGTACTATTACTATAATTTACAATTCTTATATTATAAAGTAAAACATTAATccttaatatatattttgtgaGAGTAACGTTATTAAACACACAAAACTGACACATTTTTCAACATCGATTCTTTTTTTTCCATCTTATACATATGATCAGAGTTATTTTTACGTCACTCTCTATAGATTATTGTCAGATTAATTTGATTTTATATCATTTTaattaaatgacataaattTGGAGTTGCTCACtagttttaaataaatattaagCTTTGGAATGCGGCaactgataaaaaaaattgaaaaagaaaaactaatcaaAATTTCTTTCTGGTCTCCAAAGCAAGTTGTTGACTGGAACCACAGCCGTACCCTGGAACAGGATAACAATATATGatgttataaaacaaaaatgaaggaATAAGTCTTTAAAAAAATGTAGTACTATCTACAAATCCACTTTTACTTCTTGCTCATCCTTTCAAGTTTTCGGTTAtcgaattgaataaattaaaaaaaattaatgataaaaattaacaaaaatgtatgaaagataaaaatagatgtataaataacactttaaaaaaaaaagtgaataagaagaagaagggacgGTGCTCCGACGTCCACACCATGACAGAACACTTTTCAGCCGCAAGCCCAGTGCTTGTATGAATTGATGATCAAATCCATGACAAAACAAAAGGGGCTTTTCAACAAGGGCAAAAATGAAATAAACGCTCGACAACAAACGCTTTAACTTCAACAAAAGTGAGTTCAAATTTTAGTGCGTATAAGAGAACATACTCTTCTAATAAACTTAACTAAATTCGTCTCTTCAAAAgtaagggggtgtattcaattgagatttaagagattttaattcttttaatgaatctaggggtattcattcaggattttaagtgattctctgaaattctaggtgtattcaattagaattttaaaatagtttattaaaatccttagaaatccaggtatattcaattaagattttaaagaagtttataacatttcaggtgtattcaattagaaattgattttaaagaatttgagaaagttgaggaattagagggaattggagagatttcatagtgtattttaagtatccacaaatctcacatcttcccaagagatttcgagggaattgaatcaaaattttatatggaatctctacaaatcaattaaactccataaaaatccatggatttataaattcattaaaatctctcacattctcaattgaatacaccctcttaaatatttaattaaagtgTAAATGCAGACACAATGTTCTCATCAACTGCCCTAACTTACAACTAGAAAGTTATAACCATTTGGTTGCTCGCATAGAGGTGGAATGGGAATGAAGGAACTAGCTAGGAAAACCTTCACATCCATTCAAAGGAAGGTAAGGCCCGGCCCTTAAAAAAGCCACGTCATGAAAGTTTTGTAGGTCATGGTCAAAACTTCCGAGTTTGTTTTTTGGTCCAAATTAAACTCAATCAGCATATCCCCTCgcctcctcctataaatactccCTCCATTCTCTTCTAATACTCACAAACATACAAGCCTAGCTAATTACTACAACAACGTATTAAGAGacatacagagagagagagagagagagagagagagggagagagatggagacCATTGTTCTAGGTTTTGTCATCGCCATCGTCATGGCACTTCTGTATGTTTTCTGCAGATTAATATTTTCTTTCTGGGTTTTTCCAGTTCTTGCGTACAGGAAGCTCAAGAGAAATGGGTTGGATGGTCCATCTCCAAGTTTTCCATTCGGAAATCTGAGTGAGATGAAAAAGAAGATCATCAATGTTCAAAGTTCAAATATCTCCCATGACATACACTcaactctttttcctttttttactcGCTGGCAACACTCTTTCGGTAAGTAAACTCACACGTTTAAGTGCCCGTTTGATAACCATCTCAGAAAACTTTTGCACGTTCAAATATTCATGTCCATAAGTGATAAATGTTTGTATAAAATGATTGATTTGTGTTTGTGTATATTTGCAGGAAAGATGTTCATTTATTGGTTGGGGACGGAGCCATTTTTGTATATAGCAGATCCAGAGCTACTGAAAAAACTGTCTACGGAGGTGACAGCAAAGAACTGGGGGAAGCCTGCGGTGTTCCGACGCGATAGATCCCCGATGTTTGGTAATGGCCTACTCATGTCCGAAGGCGATGACTGGGTCCGTCACCGCCATGTTATCACTCCTGCTTTTAACCCAACAAACTTGAAGGTATATatacccctctctctctctctctctctctctctctctctctctctctctctatatatatatatatatatcaaacatATAATGTATTAGATAGAGTACTGTACTTAATGCTTTGCCCATTTCTACTTTCAGTTTGTTTATGTGTAATTTATAAACAAACCAGAAATGTGCAAAGCATTATATTCCACAAAATGAATATAAAACCTTAAGTAGTGAAACATTTGTTCTTCTAGTGCCTTGGCTTTTAACATTTTTTATCAAACCCACTAAATTATATGCCATGTCCAATCAATGTACAGGCAATGGCGAGCTTAATGGTGGAGACCACCAACAAAATGCTAGACAACTGGGTGACTCTCATAGATTCCGGAGCTCAAGAAATCGACGTCGAGAGAGAAATCATAGCAACCGCCGGAGAAATCATCGCCAAGACCAGCTTTGGCATCAGCGACCAAAGTGGCCGCCCAGTGTTCGAAAAACTAAGAGCCTTGCAAATGACACTCTTCAAAACGGTTCGTTTTGTGGGAGTTCCTTTCGGAAAAATGTTGCACCCTAAGAAAACCCTAGAGGCCAGAAAACTTGGGCAAGAAATTAACCAATTGTTCTTGTCACTTATTGACGAAAGGCGAAAATCCATCAGAGGGTCGACGCCGCAGCACGACCTGCTTGGCTTGTTGCTTAAACAGAGTGAACAAGGAGGCTTCACAAAGTCCTTAACCACACAAGAACTAGTGGATGAGTGCAAGACATTTTTCTTTGGAGGTCATGAGACAACTGCATTGGCAATCACATGGACAATGTTGCTTCTGGCCACTCACCAGGATTGGCAACATCAGTTGAGAGAGGAGATTAGGGAAGTGGTCGGAGATAAAGGAATTGATGTGAACATGCTTTCTGGACTAAAGAAGGTAAAACCTTTTTCTTTCTGTCCTTTTGTTTTGTCCGATAAGATGTGCTTATTCAAACACCATAAGATAGTACAGTAACACATAAAGATTTATTCATAATTCAAACATGGACATCATAAACAGAAAACACTTCTCCAATAAAAGACATACCCCCTGAACACTGTCACGACgcgtaaataaaaaaataggaattttaacgaaacacttttggtactgtttacttttaaccaaaaaccacatttttacattttcCTGTTAttattcactacacctttatttgtcatttttcattaaaactaattttgttttggacttttcattaatttttcttaaaaaaaaacattctaagttaacttttttttttctctttctatatgTCACACATTTGTCTCATCATTTTatatcatgcatgcatgcgtgattataaacttatatataTGTGGTGCATCAGAATTTCTATAAAGATAAAGTCTAACCTTAATCATTCTATAAATATAGAATCAATGATGGTCTCCATGTAGGTCGTTAACTATCTAATCGAGTTACTTAATGGCTGCTTAATCAACTTGATTAGATAATTACTTGGTCGTCAAGCTGTGGGTACTTGTTAattaaataactaaagaaaaaagcGGCTTTCAGATTTGGTTTGTCCAAATATGCAACTCTGAAACCCTAAATCAAAGagacaagaaaaaaaagtcaGACCTATTTGGTCAAATTGTCAGCGGTCAAACAACAGAGTGATACATTTGACCACAGTCCACGCTTTTGGCACGTGGGAAGGGTATTCAATGCTCATGACATTCCCATTCGCATCCGGTTAGGGAGAGATTAACATGTCACTCTCACATACAATAATAAAGCagcacccttttttttttttttttttttgcgcctGTAGATGTTTATGTATATTAATATTGATCAGATAACTCAttggttgtgattaatttaatcATGCAGATGGGATGGGTGATGAATGAAGTCTTCCGACTGTACCCTTCGGCACCAAATGCACAGAGGCAAGCCAAAGCCGACATTCAAGTGAGCGATGACTTGTCCATTCCGAGGGGAACCAATATGTGGATTGACATCGTCGGCATGCACCACGACCCGGCCCTGTGGGGCGAGGACGTCAACGAGTTCAAGCCGGAGAGGTTCAAGGACGACATCCACGGTCGGTGCAAGTACAAGATGGGGTACTTGCCCTTTGGGTTTGGAGGTAGAATGTGCATTGGTAGAAACTTGACGTTCTTGGAGTATAAGATAGTTCTAACCCTAATTCTAACTAGGTTTTCTTTTACCATCTCTCCCACTTATTGCCACTCCCCTTCTATTATGCTCTCTCTAAGGCCTTCCGATGGCCTGCCGCTAGTACTCCAGCCCCTCTAGGCACTTGGGCCCTACGATCTTATCATGTGTTCATCAACCATTTCTTAAGAGTTTCTCCTTTTGCCTTAAGAGTcattcaattaattttttattcattaataAATCCTTTCAAGTGGCATCTCATTGTAAGCCATATTGAATATTTGGAAATTAGTGGCTCTGTTATACTGaataaaaagcaaaagaaactaATATCATGACAATTAAATGAGCAAAGGATACGACCGAACCAgtctttaatttgaagtcccAAGGGGATGAGTCTTTTAGGACCTGTGAGTTTTATTTCACTACGAAGACAGAAGACAAGGTATAATCACAATCATTACGTATTGAAACTTATTGGAGCATATTTAGACAATATTCGACATTCATGGGATCAAATGAGTAGGCATTTGGGACATTTTGGAATTTAAGCAAAAAACACATCTATATGCTACTAGACCACTAAGAATGAATACTCAAAAGATCAAAGCTTACTGGGTGTTAAAAGTACATAGCTTTTTCTTTTTGGAGTGTATTTGAATTGTTTTCGACATTCATGGGATCAAATGAGCGTCGTGTGATACATTTCGGAACTTgagtaaataaacacatataatatgcTATTAGACTTTTGGGAATGACCACTCAAAAGATAAAAAGCTTATTAGGTGTCAGAAATAcataatttttcctttttgtatTATATTGGGACTGTTTTCAGCATTCATGAGATCAAACGAGTGTGCTTTTGACATACTTTGAAagttaaacaaacaaacacatcTAATATGCTACTAGACCACTAAGAATGAGTACTCAGAAGATCAAAAACTTTAGGAGAGAAAAATACTGATATTCTTACTCATGGAGTATCTAGTAAAGTGTTTTAGGACTAACTTATCAAGTTGGGAAAGTTCtatctatgcaccaacttgagggagaATGTTGACTTTATTGTAAATATTCTAGGATTCCTATATTTTGTAGGTTTAGGATTTGTAATTAATTGTGATCTTTAGGATTTAGTTTTCCTATCTTTTGTAGATTAACTTCCTTGTATTGGACATTCCCTTCCTTTCTTGTATTGTAGATTACCTTCCTTGTAATTAATTGTAATTTTTAGTATTTACTTTCCTAGTAAAATAAGGCGTGTATGCCTGTATAGTACATAGTatatattataaacttataagtTGGATAAACTAACGAGAcattcagagagagagagagagatatggaGATCATTCTTCTAGTTTTCGTCATAGCCAAGGTTTCCATTCGGAAGTTTGAGTGAGATGAAAAAGATCATCATCAATGTTCAAAGTTCAAGTATCTCCCATGACATACATGATACACTCAactctttctcctttttttacTCGATGGAAAAACTTTTTCGGTAAGTAAACTCACATGTTTAAGTGCCCGTTTGATAACCATCTCAAAACACATTTGCCCATATATTCATATCAATAAATGATAAATGTTTGTATAAAATGATTGATTTGTGTTTGtgtattgtttgtaccatacttagggcttccgtatttagacctcgtataaatactcggaggactcaaatgtaattatgtaggagcaaatatgtaataagtgaggagcctttagtttataaaagggactcttcaccctcacaaacctgaGGCCTCACATCCCCAAACAGAAGCTCTCACATTCAAAGCACAGCTTTCCccaactctctctttctctgggggactccctcTCACACTTGTAAcccatacatacagttacagagaaatacaatcgccataagtgtggacgtagcccaaacattggggtgaaccacgatacatcttgtgttctttattttcttgcagattcacggtcagatttaagttgttccaagacccttccggttttgtgcatcaacatttggcgccgtctgtgggaatcgatacaaaAAGTTGtgttggttctctttcattttttcacctccatcgTGGATCTGCAAAAACCCAGGAAACCAAATACTCTATCTCACACTCTGCTATCCtcttacaaaaaatcacaaaaaccaagagcaccacactctctctctaaagatcctaagattCTCTCTCTAAGCTGCTACATTTATAGCTGCATTATTCACCCCTTTTCTTCTTTGTGGGTCTCTGTAGTTTCCACTGCAGAGCAAAACCCATATTTTAGTTTTCGGATCCAAGCTTTGGAACAATGGTGGTCGAGCTTCAGTTTTCTCCCAGAGGATGAGCACTCGGTGCTCTTCTGCTGTTTCTCTTTCCAGTTTTCTTGCCCACTTTATTCACTCCATTGGCCAGTGAGGGACTGAATTTCActctgagagagaaagagagattgaggagagagaggaggaaaagGAATTTCAGATCCAAACGAATAGTTTCAGATCCAGAgacaaaaggaaacaaaaagcaaaggacttttctgtttggttgccaagAAAATGGAGAAGTTCATCGACAACTTACCAGCCATGGATCCATCACTCGGTCAGTGATTCAGTTGCTCTATGTGATTCTCGCAGCTCTCAGCTCGTTTCCCAACGAACCTTTCTTTCGCGGGAGTAAGTACAGTTGACACGCCGCTACACCAGCCGCATAGGCTCCGCTCCACTCCGGCCGTTGAAATTTCAGATCAAAGTGTGACTGGCGGCCTAGCTTATGCAGTTTGTTGTCATAAACAGGAATATGAGAAGGCAATTGTTACTAAATAAGAGATCTTGGATTATGAGTTGCATTCAGATCCCACATTTTCAGGCCATTTTGGGAACAATGTCGAAAGTTCATCGGGTAGCAATTTGAGATCAGATTTGATTGGAATGAGATTTTCACCATCACTCGTGGACAAAGTGATTGAAGAAAAGGGTAGGTCATGCCAAACCCATCTCGGAGCTCAAGCAGCTCATCCGTAACCTCCAGGTCTAATATGGGCCTATCATCTCCCTCCACAACGGCTCCGGACCCGTCTTCTTTATCGCCGACCGCTCTCTCGCCCACCAGACCTTCATCCAAAATCTACCGCTAAAGCTGCGTTGAATACCGTACGCACCAACATCAACATTTGGTTCGGAGCCATCGTCTTCATCGCCGACCGCTTCCTGTAAATCCTACTGCAATAGAGGGAATTATGCAACCTACTGTAGGTCATGATGGAAAGAGGAAAGAGCTGGAGAGTAACGTGCAATCCGCTGTCAAGTGGGCTTGCTGGAAAAGGGAACAtaatggaaaaataaaaagatcatgatgttgttgagagaatatttcagaaaaagaaaaagggaagaaatgagCAGAGAATGAGCGgagagatcaagaaaagcaagtgGGTGGTGTCAAAAAAGGTTGTCCAAGCAGCTGTCActttacgtccacactgatggcgattgtatttctctgtaactgtatgtatgggttacaagtgtgagggggagtcccccagagaaagagagagttggGGAGAGCTGTGCTCTAAATGTGAGAGCTTCTGTTTGGAGATGTGAGGCctgaggtttgtgagggtgaggagtcccttttatagactaaggactcctcacttattacatatttgcccctacataattacatttgaatcctccgagtatttatacgaggtctaaatacggaggccctaagtatggtacaaagagtagtcccccaagtcttcagtcaaaagagtcttttggctggagacttgaaattcagtctatgtgtgggccgaagtcactagatgtcgtctagaactgatactcgatatgaggcggtgctcaatgtgaaatgatgctaaattagaagtagcacatgttgcgaggctgctcggcttatgacttatgttgccttggttggctcggcttgtggagTTGAAgttgagggagtcccttttatagaataagggctcactcatcgatacatgaataatgggtgctctctaatgaaagtgagggagtcccttttataaaataagggttcgcttctcaatacatgaataatgggtgctctctaatgatagtGACGGAGTCCCTTTtacaaaataagggttcgcttctcagtacataaataatgtgctaagtcccctaagtatttttcatgaggcccagttgcggaagcccaatatagtcccctaagtcttcagttaatagagtctgttggttggagacttcaaattcaatccatttATGGGCCGAAGtagcggttgttcggaggcggtctttgtataccatgtaCTGaacctttgtaggtgaagctttgaaagtgaagctttaaagctagagcttttgtaaatgaagctttgaaagccggagctctataaatgaagctttcgaagctagagctctgtaaatgaagcttttgaagctgattgacataagtgatgctcatgaatgtttatgttgattgacatgagtaatgctcatgaatgttgacatgaatgatggtcatgaatgtttatgtatgattgacatgagtgatgctcatgaatgtttatgtatgcttgacatgagtgatgctcatgtataattttggagtacaagatgtacttttgatcacctggttagtgataataaaggcaggctgccgaataatttttggagtactgggcatacttttgatcacctggttggtgataatagcggcaggctaccgaataattttggagtactggacgtacttttgatcaattggttggtgataatagcggcacggtgctgaataattttggagtactggacatatttttgatcacctg from Malus domestica chromosome 01, GDT2T_hap1 includes:
- the LOC103417863 gene encoding cytokinin hydroxylase-like, giving the protein METIVLGFVIAIVMALLYVFCRLIFSFWVFPVLAYRKLKRNGLDGPSPSFPFGNLSEMKKKIINVQSSNISHDIHSTLFPFFTRWQHSFGKMFIYWLGTEPFLYIADPELLKKLSTEVTAKNWGKPAVFRRDRSPMFGNGLLMSEGDDWVRHRHVITPAFNPTNLKAMASLMVETTNKMLDNWVTLIDSGAQEIDVEREIIATAGEIIAKTSFGISDQSGRPVFEKLRALQMTLFKTVRFVGVPFGKMLHPKKTLEARKLGQEINQLFLSLIDERRKSIRGSTPQHDLLGLLLKQSEQGGFTKSLTTQELVDECKTFFFGGHETTALAITWTMLLLATHQDWQHQLREEIREVVGDKGIDVNMLSGLKKMGWVMNEVFRLYPSAPNAQRQAKADIQVSDDLSIPRGTNMWIDIVGMHHDPALWGEDVNEFKPERFKDDIHGRCKYKMGYLPFGFGGRMCIGRNLTFLEYKIVLTLILTRFSFTISPTYCHSPSIMLSLRPSDGLPLVLQPL